The following are encoded in a window of Corynebacterium argentoratense DSM 44202 genomic DNA:
- a CDS encoding chorismate mutase, whose amino-acid sequence MSLDADNSFTPRMPTGTDDPLSDAEIKQYRAEIDRLDKEIIAAVKRRQTVSQAIGRTRMGSGGTKLVHTREVQIINQFREEIGEEGPGLAAILLRMGRGKLG is encoded by the coding sequence TACTCCCCGGATGCCCACCGGCACTGATGATCCCCTATCGGACGCCGAAATTAAGCAGTATCGGGCAGAAATCGACCGCTTGGATAAAGAAATTATTGCCGCGGTCAAACGTCGCCAAACAGTGTCCCAAGCCATCGGCCGCACCCGCATGGGCTCTGGAGGCACCAAACTGGTGCACACCCGCGAGGTCCAGATCATCAACCAATTCCGTGAAGAAATCGGCGAGGAAGGCCCCGGCCTTGCCGCAATTTTGCTGCGCATGGGCCGCGGCAAACTCGGCT